From Longimicrobium sp., a single genomic window includes:
- a CDS encoding HNH endonuclease yields MTILPVERALRLVIDRKAEVLEADDARIFRSARDQIAAPLVIRLKRFIHVPRRFRRQVTNTFLFARDGYRCQYCGRHRGGLRGREFLTRDHVVPMSRGGDNTWENVVTACSPCNNRKASHLPEECGMHLMKHPHEPNYVELVWAVRRVTDVQAKYIAMFYGEEILEALRRHEHEAEHRHHHHHGDGERHVSLVN; encoded by the coding sequence TTGACCATCCTTCCCGTGGAGCGGGCCCTGCGGCTCGTGATCGACCGGAAGGCGGAGGTGCTGGAGGCCGATGACGCCCGGATCTTCCGCTCGGCGCGCGACCAGATCGCCGCGCCGCTGGTGATCCGGCTGAAGCGGTTCATCCACGTGCCGCGCCGGTTCCGCCGCCAGGTCACGAACACCTTCCTGTTCGCGCGCGACGGCTACCGCTGCCAGTACTGCGGGCGGCACCGCGGCGGACTGCGCGGGCGCGAGTTCCTCACGCGCGACCACGTGGTCCCCATGTCGCGCGGGGGGGACAACACCTGGGAGAACGTGGTCACGGCCTGCTCGCCCTGCAACAACCGCAAGGCCAGCCATCTGCCGGAGGAGTGCGGGATGCACCTGATGAAGCATCCGCACGAGCCCAACTACGTGGAGCTGGTGTGGGCGGTGCGCCGCGTCACCGACGTGCAGGCCAAGTACATCGCCATGTTCTACGGCGAGGAGATCCTCGAGGCGCTGCGCCGCCACGAGCACGAGGCCGAGCACCGGCACCACCATCACCACGGCGACGGCGAACGGCACGTGAGCCTCGTGAACTGA
- a CDS encoding carboxypeptidase regulatory-like domain-containing protein, whose product MRYSAITFAASMLVALALPAAAQQETSGGQPVPQQGRVTLTGVVVDATNGQPLRAARLRIPAAHVDVFTNEEGRFYVEGVPAGEYGVSVSLLGYRQLAQIWTVADDEAEPQVSLQPNPILLRAINVTTGRLERRVRASGANAMAFSRDFLVASNDRDAAIFVRNMAHVQPVPCATFATAGADLNCLRVRGVATVPCVLINDTPSSWGELAMYRPRELYRVEVYKGGQAILAYTTTFAEDIALRGYNPPPIESQVQMYCRRSATLN is encoded by the coding sequence ATGCGATATTCCGCAATCACTTTCGCCGCATCGATGCTCGTTGCGCTGGCGCTTCCCGCCGCCGCGCAGCAGGAAACATCCGGAGGACAGCCTGTCCCCCAGCAGGGACGGGTGACGCTCACCGGCGTGGTGGTGGACGCCACCAACGGGCAGCCGCTGCGCGCCGCGCGGCTGCGCATCCCGGCCGCGCACGTGGACGTGTTCACCAACGAGGAGGGGCGCTTCTACGTCGAGGGCGTGCCGGCGGGCGAGTACGGCGTTTCCGTGTCGCTGCTGGGATACCGCCAGCTGGCGCAGATCTGGACGGTGGCCGACGACGAGGCGGAGCCGCAGGTGTCCCTTCAGCCCAACCCCATCCTGCTGCGCGCGATCAACGTGACCACCGGCCGGCTGGAGCGGCGGGTGCGGGCGAGCGGCGCGAACGCGATGGCGTTCAGCCGCGACTTCCTGGTGGCGTCGAACGACCGCGACGCCGCCATCTTCGTCCGCAACATGGCGCACGTGCAGCCGGTGCCCTGCGCCACCTTCGCCACGGCGGGCGCGGACCTGAACTGCCTGCGGGTGCGCGGCGTGGCCACCGTGCCGTGCGTGCTGATCAACGACACGCCGTCGAGCTGGGGCGAGCTGGCGATGTACCGCCCGCGCGAGTTGTACCGCGTGGAGGTGTACAAGGGCGGGCAGGCGATCCTGGCGTACACCACGACGTTCGCCGAGGACATCGCCCTGCGCGGCTACAACCCGCCGCCCATCGAGTCGCAGGTGCAGATGTACTGCCGCCGCTCGGCCACGCTGAACTGA
- the priA gene encoding primosomal protein N' yields MYVDVALPLPLPRPFTYRVPDALRAQARPGARVLVPFANRERIGWIDRIADDASVSDPEKVKPLLGVLDASPSATPSVLRLCRWIADYYLAPLGQVIRTALPAGLTDSSTDYLELTRDGAPGRDVTQQELKLVEWLRGREGPQPMQRLRRELGDRVWWPTIRRLEEIGLVRVMTEGPRVEPPVRTVRVLRVRELPSLLERDRIFARTPRQREAFETVEAMGGAADVPHLVNELGFSREILNALVKKEVADIAEEEVARDPYAGVEASAAPPHRPTPAQANVIRTLVAATRTRRPGTFLLRGVTGSGKTLVYIELLREIVERQGKTAIVLVPEIALTPQTVGRFKAVFGDRVAVLHSALSDGERYDEWRSLRSGEKRIVVGARSAIFAPLPDLGAIVVDEEHESSYKQGEAPRYHAREVAVVRALIEGAVCVLGSATPSLESWANAQAGKYTLLELPERVGGQPMPPIRIVDLRAERKRQRETSGPVQERGPVILSDLLVDAVGQRFGRGEQTILLLNRRGYANFVQCRECGMVWQCPNCNVSLTFHRRRARLTCHYCLHEEQAPSHCPACGSKDLSFRGVGTEQVERTVAETFPSARIARMDVDTTSGKWSHHEILGRVERREVDILMGTQMIAKGLDFPNVTLVGVINADVGINLPDFRATERTFQLMTQVAGRAGRGPKGGEVIIQTALPNHYAVEAATEHDFERFAEKEMETRREPRYPPFTRLVNVVISGLEETPTQEAATAAGDWVLGLLEQRRVRDVTLTGPAPCPIDRIRGRWRWHFLLRSTHADTLGKVSRYFWERWRPKSPRSADIRVILDRDPVQLL; encoded by the coding sequence TTGTACGTAGACGTCGCGCTCCCGCTGCCGCTGCCGCGGCCGTTCACCTACCGCGTGCCCGACGCCCTGCGCGCGCAGGCGCGGCCTGGGGCGCGCGTGCTGGTGCCGTTCGCCAACCGCGAGCGCATCGGGTGGATTGACCGGATCGCCGACGACGCCTCCGTCTCCGACCCCGAGAAGGTGAAGCCGCTGCTGGGCGTGCTCGACGCGTCGCCCAGCGCCACGCCCTCGGTGCTGCGCCTCTGCCGCTGGATCGCCGACTACTACCTGGCGCCGCTGGGGCAGGTGATCCGCACCGCGCTCCCCGCCGGGCTGACGGACTCGTCGACCGACTACCTGGAGCTGACGCGGGACGGAGCACCCGGGCGCGACGTGACCCAGCAGGAGCTGAAGCTGGTCGAGTGGCTGCGCGGGAGAGAGGGCCCGCAGCCGATGCAGCGCCTCCGCCGCGAACTGGGCGACCGCGTGTGGTGGCCGACCATTCGCCGGCTGGAGGAGATCGGGCTGGTGCGGGTGATGACGGAGGGCCCGCGCGTGGAGCCGCCGGTGCGCACCGTCCGCGTGCTGCGCGTGCGCGAGCTGCCCAGCCTGCTCGAGCGTGACCGCATCTTCGCGCGCACGCCGCGCCAGCGCGAGGCGTTCGAGACGGTGGAGGCCATGGGCGGCGCGGCCGACGTCCCCCACCTGGTGAACGAGCTCGGCTTCTCGCGTGAGATCCTGAACGCGCTGGTGAAGAAGGAGGTGGCCGACATCGCCGAGGAGGAGGTGGCGCGCGACCCCTACGCCGGCGTGGAGGCCTCCGCCGCGCCGCCGCACCGCCCCACGCCCGCGCAGGCCAACGTCATCCGCACGCTGGTCGCGGCCACGCGGACGCGCCGGCCGGGGACCTTCCTGCTGCGCGGCGTCACCGGCTCGGGGAAGACGCTGGTCTACATCGAGCTGCTGCGGGAGATCGTGGAGCGGCAGGGGAAGACGGCCATCGTGCTCGTCCCCGAGATCGCGCTGACGCCGCAGACGGTGGGGCGCTTCAAGGCCGTCTTCGGCGACCGCGTGGCCGTGCTCCACTCCGCGCTGTCCGACGGCGAGCGCTACGACGAATGGCGCAGTCTGCGGTCGGGGGAGAAGCGGATCGTGGTCGGTGCGCGCTCGGCCATCTTCGCCCCGCTCCCCGACCTGGGCGCCATCGTGGTGGACGAGGAGCACGAGAGCTCGTACAAGCAGGGCGAGGCGCCGCGCTACCACGCGCGCGAGGTGGCGGTCGTCCGCGCGCTCATCGAGGGCGCCGTCTGCGTCCTGGGCTCCGCCACCCCCTCGCTGGAGAGCTGGGCGAACGCGCAGGCGGGGAAGTACACGCTGCTGGAACTCCCCGAGCGGGTAGGCGGCCAGCCGATGCCGCCCATCCGCATCGTCGACCTGCGCGCCGAGCGCAAGCGCCAGCGCGAGACGAGCGGACCCGTGCAGGAGCGCGGGCCCGTGATCCTCTCCGACCTGCTGGTGGATGCGGTCGGCCAGCGCTTCGGGCGCGGCGAGCAGACCATCCTGCTGCTGAACCGGCGCGGCTACGCCAACTTCGTGCAGTGCCGCGAGTGCGGGATGGTGTGGCAGTGCCCCAACTGCAACGTCTCGCTCACCTTCCACCGCCGCCGCGCGCGGCTGACCTGCCACTACTGCCTGCACGAGGAGCAGGCGCCCAGCCACTGCCCCGCGTGCGGCTCGAAGGACCTGAGCTTCCGCGGCGTGGGCACCGAGCAGGTGGAAAGGACGGTGGCGGAGACCTTCCCCAGCGCGCGGATCGCGCGGATGGACGTGGATACGACGAGCGGAAAGTGGAGCCACCACGAGATCCTGGGCCGCGTGGAGCGCCGCGAGGTCGACATCCTGATGGGCACGCAGATGATCGCGAAGGGGCTCGATTTCCCCAACGTGACGCTGGTGGGGGTGATCAACGCCGACGTCGGGATCAATCTCCCTGACTTTCGTGCCACCGAGCGCACCTTCCAGCTGATGACGCAGGTCGCCGGGCGCGCGGGCCGTGGCCCCAAGGGTGGCGAAGTGATCATCCAGACCGCGCTCCCCAACCACTACGCGGTGGAGGCGGCCACCGAGCACGACTTCGAGCGCTTCGCGGAGAAGGAGATGGAGACGCGCCGCGAGCCGCGCTACCCGCCCTTCACGCGCCTGGTCAACGTGGTGATCAGCGGGCTGGAGGAGACGCCCACGCAGGAGGCGGCGACGGCCGCGGGCGACTGGGTGCTCGGCCTGCTGGAGCAGCGCCGCGTGCGCGACGTGACGCTGACGGGCCCGGCGCCGTGCCCGATCGACCGCATCCGCGGGCGGTGGCGGTGGCACTTCCTCCTCCGCTCGACCCACGCGGACACGCTGGGGAAGGTGTCGCGCTACTTCTGGGAGCGCTGGCGGCCGAAGAGCCCCCGGTCCGCCGACATCCGCGTCATCCTCGACCGGGATCCGGTGCAGCTGCTGTAG
- a CDS encoding dipeptide epimerase, whose product MKLTFETIDLPTKHAFNIAREAAPRTRRSVLVRIEHDDVEGWGEAPATPYYGETAETVTALMPHLSAVAARAADGDLFALERIERALEHSIGRNPAARVAVSMALHDWVGKKLGVPLWRLWGLDPAAAPRSSFTIGIDEPEVMRQKVREAAGYPILKLKVGTPRDREVLQMIRDEAPEKTIRVDANTAWSAKEAIRRIPMLEEYGVEFVEQPLPPEDLEGLKLVRRRSRLPIIADESCEVAADVAKLAGAVDGVNIKLAKCGSLREAIRIVHAARAHGMSVMIGCMIESSVGIAAAVQLTPLVDYADLDGAALLASDPFYGPGLEGDGTLRFNDDPGLGVTRA is encoded by the coding sequence ATGAAGCTCACCTTCGAGACCATCGACCTCCCCACGAAGCACGCGTTCAACATCGCGCGCGAGGCGGCGCCGCGGACGCGCCGCTCCGTGCTCGTACGGATCGAGCACGACGACGTCGAAGGGTGGGGCGAGGCGCCCGCCACGCCCTACTACGGCGAGACGGCGGAGACGGTGACGGCGCTGATGCCGCACCTCTCCGCCGTGGCCGCGCGCGCGGCGGACGGCGACCTGTTCGCGCTGGAGCGGATCGAGCGCGCGCTGGAGCACTCCATCGGCCGCAATCCCGCGGCGCGCGTGGCCGTCTCCATGGCGCTGCACGACTGGGTGGGGAAGAAGCTCGGCGTCCCGCTCTGGAGATTGTGGGGATTGGACCCCGCCGCGGCGCCGCGCTCGTCCTTCACCATCGGCATCGACGAGCCGGAGGTGATGCGGCAGAAGGTGCGCGAGGCGGCCGGTTACCCGATCCTCAAGCTCAAGGTGGGCACCCCGCGCGACCGCGAGGTGCTGCAGATGATCCGCGACGAGGCGCCGGAGAAGACGATCCGCGTGGACGCGAACACGGCGTGGTCCGCGAAGGAGGCGATCCGCCGCATCCCCATGCTGGAGGAGTACGGGGTGGAGTTCGTGGAGCAGCCGCTCCCGCCGGAGGATCTCGAGGGATTGAAGCTGGTCCGCCGCCGCTCGCGCCTCCCCATCATCGCCGACGAGAGCTGCGAGGTGGCGGCGGACGTGGCGAAGCTCGCCGGCGCGGTCGACGGCGTGAACATCAAGCTCGCCAAGTGCGGAAGCCTGCGCGAGGCCATCCGCATCGTCCACGCGGCCCGCGCGCACGGGATGAGCGTGATGATCGGCTGCATGATCGAGTCGTCGGTCGGCATCGCCGCGGCGGTGCAGCTGACGCCGCTGGTGGACTACGCCGACCTCGACGGCGCCGCCCTCCTGGCGAGCGATCCCTTCTACGGCCCCGGCCTGGAGGGCGACGGCACCCTCCGCTTCAACGACGACCCCGGCCTGGGCGTCACCCGGGCGTAG
- a CDS encoding GvpL/GvpF family gas vesicle protein, translating to MSDDRPPVPPPLSESPPAGRARPPRIDDGPVEAPAAQNGGRPDRRRPPRGLALLAVLPGDLDDPVWDPVDPRLGARLVLHDDVAALVAPAPPEGADRDPLHVTARHWEVHRALLSGDVVPAPAGVVFPGEGELLAFLADSYTALRGALARVRGRWEYRLHVALADSAFPENKALDLATHIYAELRRLSRAAVPFPRDQTRVLSAAFLVERGASEAFRDRVDQLSALNSALELDLTGPWPPYDFVSMLTPPPMTEPAPPGRPK from the coding sequence GTGAGCGACGACCGCCCCCCCGTGCCGCCGCCCCTGTCCGAGTCCCCGCCCGCGGGACGCGCCCGCCCGCCGCGCATCGACGACGGGCCGGTGGAGGCGCCCGCGGCGCAGAACGGCGGCCGCCCCGACCGCCGACGCCCTCCGCGCGGGCTGGCGCTGCTGGCCGTGCTCCCGGGCGACCTGGACGACCCCGTGTGGGACCCGGTCGACCCCAGGCTCGGCGCGCGGCTCGTCCTCCACGACGACGTGGCGGCGCTGGTCGCCCCCGCGCCGCCGGAGGGCGCGGACCGCGACCCGCTGCACGTGACCGCGCGCCACTGGGAGGTGCACCGCGCGCTGCTGTCGGGCGACGTGGTCCCCGCGCCGGCGGGCGTCGTCTTCCCCGGCGAGGGCGAGCTGCTGGCGTTCCTGGCCGACAGCTACACGGCGCTGCGCGGCGCGCTGGCGCGGGTGCGCGGGCGGTGGGAGTACCGGCTGCACGTCGCGCTGGCGGACAGCGCGTTCCCCGAGAACAAGGCGCTGGACCTGGCCACGCACATCTACGCCGAGCTGCGGCGCCTGTCGCGCGCGGCGGTGCCCTTCCCGCGCGACCAGACGCGCGTGCTGAGCGCCGCCTTCCTGGTCGAGCGCGGCGCGTCCGAGGCCTTCCGCGACCGGGTGGACCAGCTCTCCGCGCTGAACTCCGCGCTGGAGCTGGACCTCACCGGCCCATGGCCGCCCTACGACTTCGTCTCCATGCTCACCCCCCCACCGATGACGGAGCCCGCGCCGCCGGGCCGCCCGAAGTAG
- a CDS encoding M24 family metallopeptidase: MAITSETVSLTPDTIEQVRGELRARGLDGWLLFNFRGGNDIASKVLGIPALTRRYFVYLPTDGEPTAITHRIEQQPWSTWRGRKLEYSSWRELDAALADVLRGQPKVAMEYAEGDGVPYVDKTPAGVLEMVRGAGAAVVSSGDLVSTFYSRWTPEGEASHRRAAIHVYEAAHDAFRRIADAVRAGERVTEWDVRGWIAADFDRRGLKVGADSDVAVNANAANPHYAASAESHAVMKPGDLVLIDLWGKENDDAVYADQTWMGYLGDEVPERLAQIFRLLAEARDAAVEHVTRRSAAGEAVRGFEVDDVARGVIERGGYGQYFIHRTGHSIDRELHGSGPNIDNLETKDTRTLIRGVGFSVEPGIYIPGDVGFRTELDMYMGADGPEVTTPDPQRAIYPLFRENPFA, translated from the coding sequence ATGGCCATCACCTCCGAAACCGTCTCCCTCACCCCCGACACCATCGAGCAGGTGCGCGGCGAGCTGCGCGCGCGCGGGCTGGACGGGTGGCTCCTGTTCAACTTCCGCGGCGGCAATGACATTGCCTCGAAGGTGCTGGGGATCCCGGCGCTCACCCGCCGCTACTTCGTCTATCTCCCCACCGACGGCGAGCCCACCGCCATCACCCATCGCATCGAGCAGCAGCCGTGGAGCACCTGGCGCGGCCGCAAGCTCGAGTACTCCAGCTGGCGCGAGCTCGACGCCGCGCTGGCCGACGTCCTCCGCGGCCAGCCGAAGGTGGCGATGGAGTACGCCGAGGGCGACGGGGTGCCGTACGTGGACAAGACCCCCGCCGGCGTGCTCGAGATGGTGCGCGGCGCCGGCGCCGCCGTCGTCTCCTCGGGCGACCTGGTGAGCACCTTCTACTCGCGCTGGACGCCCGAGGGCGAGGCCAGCCACCGCCGCGCCGCCATCCACGTCTACGAGGCCGCGCACGACGCCTTCCGCCGCATCGCCGACGCCGTCCGCGCGGGCGAGCGCGTCACCGAATGGGACGTCCGCGGCTGGATCGCGGCCGATTTCGACCGTCGCGGACTCAAGGTCGGCGCGGACTCCGACGTCGCCGTGAACGCGAACGCCGCCAATCCCCACTACGCCGCCAGCGCCGAGAGCCACGCGGTGATGAAGCCCGGTGACCTGGTGCTGATCGACCTGTGGGGGAAGGAGAACGACGACGCCGTCTACGCCGACCAGACGTGGATGGGGTACCTGGGCGACGAGGTGCCGGAGCGCCTGGCGCAGATCTTCCGCCTGCTGGCCGAGGCGCGAGACGCCGCGGTCGAGCACGTGACGCGGCGCAGCGCGGCCGGCGAGGCGGTGCGCGGCTTCGAGGTGGACGACGTGGCGCGCGGGGTGATCGAGCGCGGCGGCTACGGGCAGTACTTCATCCACCGCACCGGGCACTCCATCGACCGCGAGCTGCACGGCTCCGGGCCGAACATCGACAACCTGGAGACCAAGGACACGCGCACGCTGATCCGCGGCGTGGGCTTCTCCGTCGAGCCCGGGATCTACATCCCCGGCGACGTGGGATTCCGCACCGAGCTGGACATGTACATGGGCGCGGACGGCCCCGAGGTCACCACGCCCGATCCGCAGCGCGCCATCTATCCGCTCTTCCGGGAGAACCCCTTCGCGTGA